In a single window of the Mycobacterium sp. 050128 genome:
- a CDS encoding aldehyde dehydrogenase family protein — translation MTVQSILDEIRHRPGTGEVIPIINPATEEQITEFRDGGAAAVDEAVAAARASVDAGTWCGLPGNERAKVLWRVADLIDQYADELAQIDSLNTGMPYKQASMIMSTSAETFRYYAGWCTKVNGIAHDVQQTGGISGAYSTMHAYTLKEPYGVVGLIFPWNGPVFNACTKLAPALAAGCSCVVKPAEETPLSALLLEKILTEAGIPDGVVNLVTGYGHTAGAAITAHPGIEKVAFTGSTEVGKQIVQAAGGNLKRVMLELGGKSPVLIYDDADVDTAITMAAMGIFIHSGQGCISGSRMFAQHGIYERVVEGVANLANSVKLGGPTDDKALIGPIISEKQLTRVMGFIDEGKRDGMQVVTGGDRLDRSGYFVHPTVLTDVDPAMRLYQQEIFGPVVAVLPFGDDDEVIALANNSDYGLAATAWTKDISRAHRLAKRLQAGTITLNCQMVFDHSMPFGGHKQSGWGYEWGRDGIESFMQTKTVYAQL, via the coding sequence ATGACCGTGCAGTCCATCCTTGACGAGATCCGCCACCGACCCGGGACCGGCGAGGTGATTCCGATCATCAATCCTGCGACCGAAGAACAGATCACCGAATTCCGCGACGGTGGCGCTGCAGCGGTCGACGAGGCCGTCGCCGCAGCGCGCGCAAGCGTCGATGCGGGCACCTGGTGCGGGCTACCCGGAAACGAGCGGGCCAAAGTCCTTTGGCGTGTAGCCGACTTGATCGACCAGTACGCCGATGAACTCGCCCAAATCGATTCGCTGAATACCGGGATGCCCTACAAGCAGGCGTCGATGATCATGTCCACCAGCGCCGAGACGTTCCGCTATTACGCGGGTTGGTGTACGAAGGTCAATGGCATCGCCCACGACGTGCAGCAGACCGGCGGCATCAGCGGCGCGTATTCGACCATGCACGCCTACACCCTCAAAGAACCCTACGGTGTGGTCGGACTGATCTTCCCGTGGAACGGCCCGGTATTCAACGCGTGCACCAAGCTCGCGCCCGCACTTGCCGCCGGTTGCAGCTGTGTGGTCAAACCCGCCGAGGAAACCCCTCTTTCGGCGCTACTGCTGGAAAAGATCCTCACCGAAGCCGGCATCCCCGACGGCGTGGTCAACCTGGTGACCGGCTATGGACACACCGCCGGCGCGGCGATCACCGCCCACCCCGGCATCGAGAAGGTCGCCTTCACCGGCTCGACCGAGGTCGGCAAACAGATCGTGCAGGCCGCCGGCGGCAACCTCAAAAGAGTCATGCTCGAACTCGGCGGCAAATCACCCGTACTGATCTACGACGACGCCGACGTCGACACCGCGATCACGATGGCCGCTATGGGCATCTTCATCCACTCCGGTCAGGGCTGCATCAGCGGATCACGCATGTTCGCCCAGCACGGCATCTATGAGCGGGTCGTCGAAGGCGTGGCGAACCTGGCGAACTCAGTCAAGCTGGGCGGGCCCACCGACGACAAGGCACTCATCGGTCCGATTATCAGCGAAAAGCAGCTCACCCGCGTGATGGGCTTCATCGACGAAGGCAAGCGCGACGGTATGCAAGTGGTAACCGGGGGTGACCGGCTCGACCGCAGCGGCTACTTCGTTCACCCGACCGTGCTCACCGACGTCGACCCCGCCATGCGGCTGTATCAGCAGGAGATTTTCGGTCCGGTGGTCGCGGTCCTGCCGTTCGGCGATGACGACGAGGTGATAGCGCTGGCCAACAACTCCGACTACGGGCTGGCCGCCACCGCGTGGACCAAAGACATCAGCCGCGCACACCGATTGGCCAAGCGTCTGCAGGCCGGCACCATCACCCTCAACTGCCAGATGGTGTTCGACCATTCGATGCCGTTCGGTGGACACAAACAGTCCGGCTGGGGCTACGAGTGGGGCCGCGACGGCATCGAAAGCTTCATGCAAACCAAGACCGTATACGCGCAGCTCTGA